Below is a window of Impatiens glandulifera chromosome 2, dImpGla2.1, whole genome shotgun sequence DNA.
agttaataattgaaagagagagaggagttaattaatgagtttagagagagaggggaagttaattagtgggttgagatagagagtgagttaattaatgggttgattaatggtttagaaagagaaaggtgggtagtttgggaatgtgaatgaaaaggtgggtaatttgggaaaaattgtttgaaaggtgggtaggacAGGAAATGGTTCCTCATCGTCGGCGGGCAGGAAACTCCCCTGAAGCCAAGGTATCGTCTATGTCTGTCTGTTTGtcactttctctctcacacATACACAGAGATTTCAGAACAGAATTGCTATAGCTCATACTGAATATCGCATCATCCCTTATTTTTTTCGACTGATTGGTTGCTTGAttcatcttccttttcttcTATCTGGCAGTGAGCTAACTTGAAGAGACAAAAGTCTTTAAGCCATGAGGTACTAATTAAGAATCTTGGTTTTGTTTGTATTCATTTGGTTCAATTGAGAAGCAACGTAACTGCTCATTTTTATATTCTTTGTGGATAGATTCATGATACTTTTATTATTACCTGCACTATCTGTTTGATTAATTGATTGAATCATATTTGTTTACTTTACAGCAAACTTCAGAGTGATGCCTTGAGAGAAGCTATCACTCAGATTACAGGTGATGCCAAGGAGAAAAAGCGCAACTTCACTGAAACTGTTGAGCTGCAAATTGGACTGAAAAACTATGATCCCCAAAAGGACAAGCGTTTCAGTGGGTCGGTGAAATTGCCTCATATTCCACGTCCCAAGATGAAGGTCTGCATGCTTGGTGATGCTCAGCATGTGGAAGAGGTACTTACTTGTCTCCCTAATTTCATGTGTTTGTACATAAATCAAAATCTGCTTTAGTCACAATTCCCAAACAGCTCAATTATCTTGCATTTGATCGATCCTCAACGTGCATGCAATCTGAATATTAGAAATATAGTAACATCATTGACCAATGGATTAATTAATCTTACTGCCAAGGACATTTTTACTCTTAAAATAAAGCAACAGGGCCTTCTATTTACTTCCCTCAGAGTTTGGTGCCAATTTTGCACACTTGTATAATGTTGTTACTAGTGTAATTTAGTCCATTAATTTAACCTGCAGGCTGAGAAGATGAGTCTGGAGTACATGGATGTGGAAAGCTTGAAGAAgcttaacaaaaacaagaaaCTTGTTAAGAAATTAGCCAAGAAATACCATGCATTCTTAGCATCAGAAGCTGTTATCAAGCAAATTCCACGTCTTCTAGGCCCTGGACTGAACAAAGCaggcatatatatattattacttgtgTAGTATTCATTATTCTAGTgaggttatttaaatttaaaataaatgatgcaGGAAAGTTCCCAACTCTTGTTAGCCACCAGGAATCACTTGAAGGTAAAGTGAATGAGACGAAGGCCACAGTGAAGTTCCAGCTGAAAAAGGTACTCTGCATGGGAGTTGCTGTTGGTAACTTGGGCATGGAGGAGAAACAAATATTCCAGAATGTGCAAATGAGTGTCAATTTCCTAGTCTCATTGTTGAAAAAGAACTGGCAAAATGTGAGCTTTCAATAACCCCCCCCTAtctcaaacaatattttatttgttgaaaaaaaccagattattttcaaataaccctctAACTTCAAACACTGaatcaatcaaatcaatcaatatCTACAGGTAAGGTGCCTGTACCTGAAGAGCACAATGGGGAAGCCAGTTCGAATCTTTTAAGCTATTTGGAAAactacacatttttttttcccatttggtGTGATTAAAAATGACAGTGGACCTGAAATGTTGTTCTTTGAGTTAAATGTGCCTTTTTATCTGAATTATAACTGTTTTTTCTTTTGCCTATAAAAATGacattatttaattgattagtGGGTAATCTAAAGGTCCCCCAAACATTATCAAATCattatacatgtataataaGGTTATCAGTAAATAAAATCttactattattaaaaaaaaataataataaaaaataagccCCACATGTTTTGGTTGTTGTTGGGAGCCAGCTAATGAGGTGCCTTAAGGGTCATTTATTAAAGCAGCAGCGGCCCTTGTCTTCTAGTT
It encodes the following:
- the LOC124927001 gene encoding 60S ribosomal protein L10a-1, yielding MSKLQSDALREAITQITGDAKEKKRNFTETVELQIGLKNYDPQKDKRFSGSVKLPHIPRPKMKVCMLGDAQHVEEAEKMSLEYMDVESLKKLNKNKKLVKKLAKKYHAFLASEAVIKQIPRLLGPGLNKAGKFPTLVSHQESLEGKVNETKATVKFQLKKVLCMGVAVGNLGMEEKQIFQNVQMSVNFLVSLLKKNWQNVRCLYLKSTMGKPVRIF